The DNA window AGTACAAAATAACCTGTTGAAACACCCCGGACAGCTTCTTATGAAGCAGTAGAGTACTGGCATCAGCCAGGCGATGCTTTGGGCAAAATAGAGAAAAAGTTTTCACTCGAGTATGAAAAAAGGTTCCACATAGAGACCAGAAGTTTCCTACTCTGGCTATCTCGAGCAGTGGCCTGGCAAGATCATGCAGACAACTGCTCGTCTGCCAACCGAAGCCACTGCTGTGGCGTGAGGCGTCGAGCCTGGGAGATGAGTTTACGGGGGGCGCCTGGAGAACTCGCCGGATCTGGCGCCAGCACTGGCTGGCAGCCTTACCAGGAGGCCGGAGCCCGGAACTGCCTGCGAATAGATACTAGACAGGGTTCTGGGGTCACACCCGGGCAGCCATCATGAAACATCCGGGTTGGGCTCGAGATCTTTGCTGTTGGGTGTCAGTTCGAGGGCTTTGATCTTGTAAAGCAGTGCCTTGTAGCTGATCCTGAGAAGCCTGGCAGCTTTCTTTCGATTCCAATCCGCGTCTTCCAGGGCAGCCCGAATAACTCTCTTCTCGGTCTGCTGAATTGCTCGGCGGCGGACTATTTTGAGGGGAACATATTGCCGGTCATTGTCCGGTGCTTCCTGCTGTTCTGCTGCGCCGGTTCCAGGAGATGGTGCCAGTGTGCGCGCCTCCAGCTGTATCTTTCTTCTCAGAAGTTCTGTCTTGACATTCTCCCAGTCACCCAACACCAGCAAACGCCTCACGGTATTCTGTAATTCCCTGACATTCCCCGGCCATGGGTATTCCAGGAAGAATTGCATTACCTCCTTGGTAAACTCGAACCCCGACCCCGCTCCTGCCAGATAAAAGTTTTCGACGAAATGTCTGGTGAGATGCTCGATATCTTCAGGTCTCTGCCTCAGGGAAGGAATCGAGATTCTTATAGTATTCAACCGGTAGTAGAGGTCCTCTCGAAAAAGGCCCTCTTCAATATCCCTTTCGAGATCATGGTTGGTGGAAGCCAGGAGCCAGCAGTTAACTTCTATATCTTTTTTGCCGCCCAGTCTGGAGAAGCGAAAATCCTGCAGTACCTGGAGCATTTTGGCCTGCATGGGCAGCGGCATGTCGCCAATTTCGTCCAGAAGAATTGTTCCCCGGTGTGCCTGTTCGAATTTGCCAATCTTGGTGGAATAGGCATTGGTGAAGGCGCCCTTGTCGTAGCCGAACAGTTCGCTTTCCAGGAGTTCGCCAGGTATGGCAGCGCAATTGACCCTGACAAAGGGCTGCGAGCTTCGGTGCGACATGGCATGTAGAGTTTCAGCTACTACCTGTTTGCCAACACCGCTTTCACCGCAAATCAGGACATTGAGGTCAGTT is part of the Deltaproteobacteria bacterium genome and encodes:
- a CDS encoding sigma-54-dependent Fis family transcriptional regulator; this translates as MDICDQLLVGSSSAIKHIREIVRQVSETDLNVLICGESGVGKQVVAETLHAMSHRSSQPFVRVNCAAIPGELLESELFGYDKGAFTNAYSTKIGKFEQAHRGTILLDEIGDMPLPMQAKMLQVLQDFRFSRLGGKKDIEVNCWLLASTNHDLERDIEEGLFREDLYYRLNTIRISIPSLRQRPEDIEHLTRHFVENFYLAGAGSGFEFTKEVMQFFLEYPWPGNVRELQNTVRRLLVLGDWENVKTELLRRKIQLEARTLAPSPGTGAAEQQEAPDNDRQYVPLKIVRRRAIQQTEKRVIRAALEDADWNRKKAARLLRISYKALLYKIKALELTPNSKDLEPNPDVS